A section of the Falco rusticolus isolate bFalRus1 chromosome Z, bFalRus1.pri, whole genome shotgun sequence genome encodes:
- the FOXB2 gene encoding forkhead box protein B2 isoform X2, translating into MPRPGKSSYSDQKPPYSYISLTAMAIQHSAEKMLPLSDIYKFIMERFPYYREHTQRWQNSLRHNLSFNDCFIKIPRRPDQPGKGSFWALHPDCGDMFENGSFLRRRKRFKVLRPEHHLPAPPGKVPGLAGSEAAVAAAAAAAAVGRLPPFSPYGSSQPSGFKHPFAIENIIGRDYKGVLQAGGLPLASVMHHLGYPVPSQLSSVVSSMWPHVGVMDSVAGVPVSPDYGPFGVPVKALCHPPSQTMPAVPVPIKPAPAMPAAPAIPALTVAASQICPAASPAAASLLEQAASSAPEGKGSLHSVLVHS; encoded by the exons ATGCCCAGGCCAGGGAAGAGCTCGTACAGCGACCAGAAGCCGCCCTACTCCTACATCTCCCTGACGGCCATGGCCATCCAGCACTCGGCCGAGAAGATGCTGCCCCTGAGCGACATCTACAAGTTCATCATGGAGAGGTTCCCCTACTACCGGGAGCACACTCAGCGCTGGCAGAACTCCCTCCGCCACAACCTCTCCTTCAACGACTGCTTCATCAAGATCCCGCGCCGCCCCGACCAGCCGGGCAAGGGCAGCTTCTGGGCGCTGCACCCCGACTGCGGGGACATGTTTGAAAACGGCAGCTTCCTCCGCCGCCGCAAGCGCTTCAAGGTCCTGCGCCCCGAGCACCAcctgcccg ctcccccgggCAAGGTGCCGGGGCTGGCGGGCTCCGAGGCAGCCGtggccgccgccgcggccgccgccgcggtGGGGAGGCTGCCGCCGTTCTCGCCCTACGGGAGCAGCCAGCCCTCGGGCTTCAAGCATCCCTTCGCCATCGAGAACATCATCGGCAGAGATTACAAGGGTGTGCTGCAGGCCGGCGGGCTGCCGCTGGCCTCGGTGATGCACCACCTGGGTTACCCGGtgcccagccagctcagcagcGTGGTGAGCTCCATGTGGCCGCACGTGGGGGTGATGGACTCCGTGGCCGGCGTGCCCGTTTCCCCCGACTACGGACCCTTCGGGGTGCCCGTGAAGGCGCTCTGCCACCCGCCGTCCCAGACCATGCCCGCCGTCCCGGTGCCCATCAAGCCGGCGCCGGCGATGCCCGCTGCCCCGGCCATCCCCGCTCTGACGGTCGCCGCCTCGCAGATCTGCCCCGCCGCTTCCCCGGCCGCCGCCTcgctgctggagcaggcagcGAGCAGCGCCCCCGAGGGCAAGGGCTCCCTCCACTCCGTCCTGGTGCACTCCTAA
- the FOXB2 gene encoding forkhead box protein B2 isoform X1, with translation MPRPGKSSYSDQKPPYSYISLTAMAIQHSAEKMLPLSDIYKFIMERFPYYREHTQRWQNSLRHNLSFNDCFIKIPRRPDQPGKGSFWALHPDCGDMFENGSFLRRRKRFKVLRPEHHLPGGGGPGGGAGGGGPGKPPAPTPHMVHYFHPHPPPPPPPPPGKVPGLAGSEAAVAAAAAAAAVGRLPPFSPYGSSQPSGFKHPFAIENIIGRDYKGVLQAGGLPLASVMHHLGYPVPSQLSSVVSSMWPHVGVMDSVAGVPVSPDYGPFGVPVKALCHPPSQTMPAVPVPIKPAPAMPAAPAIPALTVAASQICPAASPAAASLLEQAASSAPEGKGSLHSVLVHS, from the coding sequence ATGCCCAGGCCAGGGAAGAGCTCGTACAGCGACCAGAAGCCGCCCTACTCCTACATCTCCCTGACGGCCATGGCCATCCAGCACTCGGCCGAGAAGATGCTGCCCCTGAGCGACATCTACAAGTTCATCATGGAGAGGTTCCCCTACTACCGGGAGCACACTCAGCGCTGGCAGAACTCCCTCCGCCACAACCTCTCCTTCAACGACTGCTTCATCAAGATCCCGCGCCGCCCCGACCAGCCGGGCAAGGGCAGCTTCTGGGCGCTGCACCCCGACTGCGGGGACATGTTTGAAAACGGCAGCTTCCTCCGCCGCCGCAAGCGCTTCAAGGTCCTGCGCCCCGAGCACCAcctgcccggcggcggcgggccgggcggaggggcgggcggcggcggccccggcaAGCCCCCGGCGCCAACCCCGCATATGGTGCACTACTTCCATCcgcacccgccgccgccgccgccgcctcccccgggCAAGGTGCCGGGGCTGGCGGGCTCCGAGGCAGCCGtggccgccgccgcggccgccgccgcggtGGGGAGGCTGCCGCCGTTCTCGCCCTACGGGAGCAGCCAGCCCTCGGGCTTCAAGCATCCCTTCGCCATCGAGAACATCATCGGCAGAGATTACAAGGGTGTGCTGCAGGCCGGCGGGCTGCCGCTGGCCTCGGTGATGCACCACCTGGGTTACCCGGtgcccagccagctcagcagcGTGGTGAGCTCCATGTGGCCGCACGTGGGGGTGATGGACTCCGTGGCCGGCGTGCCCGTTTCCCCCGACTACGGACCCTTCGGGGTGCCCGTGAAGGCGCTCTGCCACCCGCCGTCCCAGACCATGCCCGCCGTCCCGGTGCCCATCAAGCCGGCGCCGGCGATGCCCGCTGCCCCGGCCATCCCCGCTCTGACGGTCGCCGCCTCGCAGATCTGCCCCGCCGCTTCCCCGGCCGCCGCCTcgctgctggagcaggcagcGAGCAGCGCCCCCGAGGGCAAGGGCTCCCTCCACTCCGTCCTGGTGCACTCCTAA